Genomic segment of Schistocerca piceifrons isolate TAMUIC-IGC-003096 chromosome 1, iqSchPice1.1, whole genome shotgun sequence:
atTTGAACAAAGTGTATATTTTTCAAAGTTCTATATTTATTTTTGCTAAAATAGCTGTGTTACTAACAATATAGGTATGTAAATGACgtaaataataagtaataataattttctctcAGGAGTCGAAGAAAATGTTTACGAACCAGTTTGGTTTGCATACCAGCTTATGGGATCGTTTCTTCTCCAGTATATAACAACAAGATTGGTTTGAATTCAGATACGGTAAGCAAAAACATTTCGGTATTTTGGAGTCTATCAATTTTGATTTTTACTGTTTCTGTAATGTGAAGTAGATGCTATAAAGTTATGAAGTCAGAACGCCCCATAAAGCATTCGTCCTACAAAAGTATGAAATAAATTCGTCCCTAATCTTGACGTCATTTAACGGTGATCTTCGAGGTACAAGTGGcaaattttttattgcattatatTCTTTTATATTCCGCCGTGCACAAGGTATTATCAGATTCCCATACATCCAAAGTTCCATGGGGAATATATCTTTCTGAAGAAGATCTACTTTTTCTGAGAAAGTTATGTAGTAGTACACAAGTCATAgtaatttctttcacagttttgaGATCTAAATTAATTGGTCTTCGAAAAATTCTGAACACTGAAGTTAAAATGCCAAAAGTATTCTCCACTTCAACCCAGGTTCTAGACAATtgtttgttaaatattctttttggcgATCCAATCTAATGATATCCAGGGTAAGGCTTCATAGCATGCATACTGAGTGTAAAGGCACTATCTGCTAAAAATACGTATGGCATGTTCGCATTATTATTCGATCCAGGAAGTGGGCGTGATGTGGGGAAGTTCATTTCGTTTCTGCAGATTCTTTGCCATAATAATGAATTGTTAAAAGCACCACCATCACTAATCCTCCCTTGCCATCCTATGTCAACAAATATAAAGTTATAATTGCTATCGACTAATGCCAAAAGACTATACTGAAAGTTTTCTTGTAGTTGAAATATTCAGTTCCACTATGAGGCGGACACTCGATAACTATATGTTTGCCATCCAACGATCCCACACAACGTGGGAATTTGCTGCTGTAACCCTTTTTATATATTAATCCAGTCTTTCGCTGTATAGGGCATCTGAAAAGATaatgttaaaataataattaaaatttgaaataattttttcgtACCATAGAATTATTAATAAAACGCAATTTTTGCAGCAATCAACATCATCAGAAACACTTGgcgaagaaatggtgaataaagcCCAGGAGACAGAAAATTATAACAGTGTGGTGGGTTCCTCGACTCCTGCATCTACGGTTTCTTCACCATCTACAAGTAAATCTATGGAGAAATCTCGTCATCGCACTGCTTTGAATATAGCGGAACAGCTAATGACCAGGGCCTTTGGTCAATTAACGAATGTACTTAGTCAACGTCCATCATGTGCAAATGCTGAAGATGATGAATGTGATATGTATGGTAAGCTATTAGCCAAAAAGATGCAGGAACTGCCTCAAGATGACAGGAAATTAATGATGTATGAAATAGATGGTTTATTTATCAAAAGAATTAAACAGAGGTCATTTTCGTGTGAAACACCATTCCCTCATAATTCATTTCAATATTCTAGACCATCATCAGTGTCAAGTGGATATATAGTAGTACCAAACTGCTCAGCACATGTTCAGACGTCATTTTCTGAACCTTCTACCCCAAGTCATGGCCCCTTCACTATCAATCCCATCTCCAATTTTGAAAGATCCTCCACTCTTTTACCACCACCACATATCCTTGAAATAGAGATGACAACGTAACTATTTACACAACCAAATCCAACCCTTCAAAGCCCACCTCTACAATTACAGTAATAACCGGTACTGGTATTTGATGGAATAATCGTGCTTCAGAGGCAAAACATTATTAACGAAGCATTCGAGAAAGCTTACAAAGATTTTGAGCAGTATGATACTAGAGCATAAGTAATAACAATTGTACAGATCACTGATTAATATTTTTGTACACCTAGCTCTTCAAActaataaaaaatgttaaaaacaaaatatCAAACATGTTTCACATTGCCTTTATTTCCTCTTTCAGAACGTTATTAATAGCTCTGCAGACTTCAGGTATAATTTTTGATATTGCCTGGCTGGATACTTTAAACAAATAGTGTAGACTTTTGTAACTGTCTCCAGATGCTAAATATCTTAATGTTATTGCCAGATGATATTTAGCTGGTATAGCTTCTCTCAAGTATGTATTTTTCTTCGAAATCATAGGTGAAATTTCATGTAGCTCTTCCTGTAGAAGTTATCAAACTGTCCAGATGGTTCATGAAGAAGCTCATTAGATTTTTCTTCCATAAATTCTCTGCAATCACAAATTGtaaatcaataatttttttcataggcctaattatattaaataaaataaacatacaaaTCTATATAATGATCATAGATACATGAATGAAGCTATAACGTAATAATTTAACAATTACCTGGtatggtttctatgaatttttaacATCCACCATCTTCTTTGCCATATTTTTcgttttctttccttattttttttttacttttataataAAGATAGGTTAAGCCAAAGGTTATGGCCAACACAACCTCTATGACCGTCATGCTTGCTTCTCGAGAACAAAGAAGTGCACTCGCAAGCATGTGGATAGTTTCCCAAATGTAGCCAATCATTTGTAGAGGCTTGGAGTTTGCGGCAAGCGCCAAGCATGTGGACACGGCATTAGATTTTAATACCTTCTTGAACTGTAAACTTGGTTATGGCATCATATGTACTTTGGGTTGTATCTCCAAGAACTGGGATAGTATAGAGTAGTTGGCAGTGACAAATTAAGCCTCAAAATCTCCTGCAAAAATTTGACTCTACTAGTGTCATAACACAGTATGGTTCACTAAAGTCATACTTGAACCCCTAGGCTGGGTGGGGATGCAACACCCTTCTTTTGGATCTGTTAaagaaccctcttccaggcacttaaatgtgatttgcagagtatccatgtagatgtaggtgtagatttgaCACAGTTGATCACACAATTTTAGTAGACAAATTAGAACTATTAGGAAAAAGGGGTATGGCAAAGAATTGGTTTATGTCATACTTGGGAAATTGCATGCAAATAATTGAAATTTCACATAGTTCGAAAAGATGTCTACAACTGGTCATGAAAGCATAGAATAACTTCAATGTGAAAAAGACACACTGTATAAACTTTCAGTTAAATAAAAAACGCAATGGTACTACACTGACAACAAACAACGATGTATGGTACTACTAGATtgtgtaactgatgtcaaattctTGGGGGTGAATACTACAGACCTTTGATTGAAATGAACAGGGCACGTGAAAATTTTGTCAAAGAAGCTATCCTCAGCATGTTACCCCTATGAATCTTTGCACCAGTGTGCAAAGTAGCCTACTTTGGATACATGCATTCAGTCTTCAGTTATGAGAAAATGTTTTGAGGAATAAGTGCTGGGAACATGCAGACTATTTTCAAGATACAGAAAAGAGCTCTATGAATTATAATAACTGGACactattgaaatatatagaaactccCAGTTCTGTTTGAATACATCAATCAGAACACAATGCATATAGGAAAAATATTTAATCTGTTCATCACAAACAGCACAATCCGTGACCAAGGAACCTAACCCAAACACTGTTTACATAcaaacagaagaaacaagtcacAAACCCAAAATAGTGTATTACACTATGTAATAAAGTTGTACAATAAAACGCCCCATACATCatatattaatacttgttccatagattatgaatataaaattttgtaatgatgtggaatgtgtcattttaacataagttttctttacacaactttttttgtttctttttttcttacagCTGCTACCTCGTATATAaacattcatctattgagtagaaggggttgtcattcagaaattctcttaatttgtttgaaatgttggCTGGCTATGtgacagacttttaatgctatttggcaaaataCCAAAGCTTTTTCTGGCAGAATAATTAACtcctaagaaataaaatacatagatGATACCCACACCTTTAGCCAAAGACTAAAAAATATTTACTAAATAATAGCTATTacactgtaaatgaatatttaaactaACTATAGATGATAACTGTAACAGTTTATGTCATGATTAGGAAAGTAGGACTTAGTATAGGAGCTCTGTAAGAGGCTTGTTTATTTTaataagaaatattgtaaaaacaTTTGATGACATCTATACAATGTGTATTGTTCTATGGATGAATAAGTAAAGAAATAATGTGGTGAGACTTTTATACTTGTTAGATTGATTTTGCCCATAAAGAGATCAGAATAAAGATGGAATTTTTACTTCAGAGTGCTAATTGCTCAGGGTGTGGTAGACTCAAGTTAATAATACAGTCAAGTGTCAGGAAATTGATCAGAAATGACTAAGACTAAAATGTTAAGGTTTTGTGTAGGATAATGTAGGTTCCTTGTGAGTGTGTTGATGTTCCATGTGTTGTACTCTGAAGAATATTATATTAGATTGCTAACAAAATGTGGAGTTATCAACTAGTTTAAGTATTGTCTGTGGTGGATGTAATAAATTTCCCAAAGTGTTGACACCAATTCTGAACAATACTTAACTTGAGAGCGACATAATAGAGCTCTTCAGAAACAGAGCATGAAGATGGAAGTTTCGCCTGTGCTCACATCAAGCAGCATTTTTTAGTCATCAGCTGCTGTTCCTTTCATCTCCAGCTTCGGCAACTCCATAGGAATTTCAGCATAAGGTTGCCTCCTTTCTGGCCTACAGGAGTACAGCTGTGGCTTACTCAAGTTGAAACCATATTTAGGTTATATGGCCTTGTGTTAGAATCAGAGCAATTTAGAGATGGGTAAAACATAAAAGCGAGAACTTTGAGGAAATGAGACCTCTGTTCCCGAGAGTGGCTTTTAAGTATTACATATGCCCACGTGTACTTGTGTCTCCGTACAATGCAGCTGAAAGTCCGTGAATTTATTTGCGTTACGGTATTTGGTTCGAAGTTGACGTTATTTCTGAAGTTGTTTCTAGTTAATACATATTATATTCGCTCATCTCATGTCTTTCGTAAAGGAAGAAGATTATTATCGAATTTCATACACAAATCATAATGAGAAGCTACTCAGAAGTTGAAACATTTCTTGTCACCAGCAAGCAAGCCGAAGAGCCCTGACATCTTTTCGCCGTATGTTCTCATAGGCCATAAAACGTTTCGACTACAAGTAAAATCAATTGAACTAATCTATAATTCAAAACTGTTACTAGTTCCGACATCTAAAATCTGtcatgaactttctcgatgttttaGAGTTTGTAAAAGGCGTTTGCTGTGTAAAGACAACTATTCAATAACTTTTTAGGGGCAAATAAAAGGTTGCTTTAATTACTGTAGCTTGTTTTTTACGTAATTTATACAGTGGTGCAGTCAAAGCACTGTGAAAAAAACTTTGTGCCAAGCTCCTCTTAGAATCTGTTCGAGTAGCAGCCCGAAACTGTGATGCTCATGTTCACTACGAAAACGATAAAACATGTGCTGTAAGCACAGGCGAAACTTTCGTCTTCACACAGTGTTTGTGAAGAGCTCTGTTATGTCGCTTATGTCAACTTTTCCAAACCCATTTCGGTAGTGTGCACTTTGTAGTTGAACGCAGCAACAACGCTGATTGCTGCCAGCGGTCTTTTGCCGTTCGGAATGTAGGGAGGCGAAATCCGATAGGCCGGctccagtggccgtgcggttctaaaaaaaaaaaataatatttacagtgGAGCGAGTTAATAGATTCAGAACTGAGGAGTTCGTTGCTCGAGACTGACGTTCTCACATTCTCCATGTTTGTGAGTTTGGTATTGATGCTTTCACTTTTCGTATGCACCAGTATTTTTATTGTCATAGGACCATAACCAGTTTGTGGAATGTGATACCGTTAAGTGCTTTTAAAAGTAGGAAATATTGTTTTCAAAACTGATCATGGCTTCAAGAAGGAATAAGTTCGACGTATGGGAAGTTTTTGTGCAAAAGAAGGACCAGAGGTGCTCGACTCATTTCAGTGTATTACAGTTTGTGCTGCAAGGagttaaaatattttgaaacacttCATCTTCAAACGAATGTTTAGAGCATGTTCACCCCAGATACAACTTGAGCAgagaaactgttcaaatcacaaaggCAAATGTGAGCAATTCTGGCAAAGGGCAAGATGTAACAGTTGATGTTGCAGTGTCTCAAGAAAACATTGCTGGCAACTCAGGTGAaacaacactatgtgatcaagaacCCTTAGCATGCAAGAAATCTCAGCAGTTGAAACTTTGTGCAGCCAGTGCAGAAATAAACCTCCAAGAAAAGAAGGACAGAGATT
This window contains:
- the LOC124794692 gene encoding uncharacterized protein LOC124794692 is translated as MLYHQFSLHTQNICKRSRRKCLRTSLVCIPAYGIVSSPVYNNKIGLNSDTQSTSSETLGEEMVNKAQETENYNSVVGSSTPASTVSSPSTSKSMEKSRHRTALNIAEQLMTRAFGQLTNVLSQRPSCANAEDDECDMYGKLLAKKMQELPQDDRKLMMYEIDGLFIKRIKQRSFSCETPFPHNSFQYSRPSSVSSGYIVVPNCSAHVQTSFSEPSTPSHGPFTINPISNFERSSTLLPPPHILEIEMTT